A genome region from Carassius carassius chromosome 23, fCarCar2.1, whole genome shotgun sequence includes the following:
- the LOC132101991 gene encoding P2Y purinoceptor 3 — MASLNHSTSILPSCTYEEDFKRFLLPSVYSLVFIFGLPLNFIIILRIWGSWHTLTRTKIYMLNLAVADFLYVCSLPLLIYNYASKDYWPFGDFTCRLVRFQFYSNLHGSIFFLTCISFQRYMGICHPLTVWPRQGGRRLAWLVCAGVWVAVAVLCAPTFEFAATGIQRNRTVCYDLSVPERSTAYFPYGIALTCLGFVVPFLVILVLYCKMARVLWQVGEAQEAVAVERKNKAVRMIIIVMLVFAISFLPFHMTKTLYLLVRTFPTAPCELRNLLSVVYKCTRPFASMNSVLDPILFYFTQPQYRRSTRSLLLKITSLRDKVDKI; from the coding sequence ATGGCATCTCTTAACCATTCCACCTCCATTCTGCCTTCCTGCACCTACGAGGAGGACTTCAAGCGCTTCCTCCTCCCCTCCGTCTACAGCCTGGTCTTCATCTTTGGACTGCCGCTCAACTTCATCATCATCCTGCGGATCTGGGGCTCCTGGCACACTCTAACGCGGACCAAAATCTACATGCTGAATCTAGCGGTGGCAGACTTCCTGTACGTCTGTTCACTTCCGCTTCTCATATACAACTACGCCAGCAAAGACTACTGGCCTTTCGGTGACTTCACCTGCCGCTTGGTTCGCTTCCAGTTCTACAGCAACCTGCACGGAAGCATCTTCTTCCTCACGTGCATCAGCTTCCAGCGCTACATGGGCATCTGCCATCCGCTGACGGTGTGGCCCAGACAAGGTGGACGCAGGCTGGCGTGGTTGGTCTGCGCTGGCGTCTGGGTGGCTGTCGCGGTTCTCTGCGCTCCAACGTTCGAGTTCGCCGCCACCGGCATCCAGCGCAACCGCACGGTGTGCTACGACCTCAGCGTTCCAGAGCGCTCCACAGCGTACTTCCCATACGGCATCGCTTTGACCTGTCTGGGCTTCGTCGTGCCCTTTCTAGTGATCCTGGTGCTATACTGCAAAATGGCAAGGGTTCTCTGGCAGGTCGGCGAAGCTCAAGAAGCCGTGGCCGTAGAGAGGAAGAATAAAGCCGTGAGGATGATCATTATTGTGATGCTGGTGTTCGCCATCAGCTTCTTGCCGTTCCACATGACAAAGACGCTCTACTTGCTGGTGAGGACCTTTCCCACGGCCCCCTGCGAACTGAGGAACCTGCTGTCTGTGGTCTACAAATGCACCAGACCCTTCGCCAGCATGAACAGCGTTCTGGACCCCATTCTGTTCTACTTCACCCAGCCGCAGTACAGACGCAGCACCAGGAGTCTGCTGCTCAAGATCACCTCGCTCAGAGACAAAGTTGACAAAATCTGA